The Fusarium keratoplasticum isolate Fu6.1 chromosome 8, whole genome shotgun sequence genome includes a region encoding these proteins:
- a CDS encoding Gamma-glutamylcyclotransferase, which translates to MSSQGDSQPSQDSTMTLMQDNLHEVLYFAYGSNLSTEQMRQRCPYSTPVGLAYLEGWKWIINARGYANIVQLPLDDNEDDTGKGKGKAVYDEEHGVYGLLYLLPPQDEERLDQHEGVPWAYQKFQVNVKWAHSKDSDETLRALVYVDGQRVEEDVPRDEYVGRMERGIEDAVDNWGMDEDWADRIMRRFWVEEE; encoded by the coding sequence ATGAGCTCGCAGGGTGACAGCCAGCCGTCGCAGGACAGCACCATGACACTCATGCAGGACAACCTCCACGAGGTGCTGTACTTTGCCTACGGCTCCAACCTATCGACGGAGCAGATGCGCCAGCGATGCCCGTACTCTACACCCGTCGGACTGGCGTACCTTGAAGGGTGGAAATGGATCATCAACGCCCGCGGATACGCCAACATTGTGCAACTCCCTCTCGACGATAACGAGGATGACaccggcaagggcaagggcaaggcgGTCTACGATGAGGAGCACGGCGTGTACGGACTCCTGTACCTCCTCCCCCCGCAGGACGAGGAGCGGCTGGACCAGCACGAGGGCGTCCCCTGGGCGTACCAAAAGTTCCAGGTCAACGTCAAGTGGGCGCACTCCAAGGACAGCGACGAGACGCTGCGGGCGCTTGTCTACGTCGACGGGCAGCgcgtcgaggaggacgtgCCGCGGGACGAGTACGTGGGGAGGATGGAGAGGGGCATCGAGGACGCGGTTGACAACTGGGGGATGGATGAGGATTGGGCGGATAGGATCATGAGGCGGTTctgggttgaggaggagtgA
- a CDS encoding 40S ribosomal protein S20 — MSHQKIEKDLGEQPKSHRIRITLTSRKVQSLEKVSAELIERARSKGLTVKGPVRLPTKNLKITTRKTPCGEGSKTWDLYELRVHKRLIDLHAPTEVVKSVIVNIEAGVEVEVTIAA; from the exons ATGTCTCACCAGAAGATCGAGAAGGACCTTGGCGAGCAGCCC AAGAGCCACCGCATCCGAATCACCCTGACTAGCCGAAAGGTTCAGTCTCTCGAGAAGGTCAGCGCCGAGCTCATTGAGCGCGCCCGCAGCAAGGGCCTCACCGTCAAGGGCCCCGTCCGCCTGCCcaccaagaacctcaagatcACCACCCGCAAGACCCCTTGCGGTGAGGGTTCCAAGACCTGGGATCTCTACGAGCTCCGCGTCCACAAGCGCCTCATCGACCTCCACGCCCCCACCGAGGTTGTCAAGtccgtcatcgtcaaca TCGAGGCcggtgttgaggttgaggttaCCATTGCCGCTTAA
- a CDS encoding EXPERA domain-containing protein: MADIPVSATGPAHPYFPPGAVIPGYVANDKDVTELMLKFGAVTGAVVGSALWLTTRSRHPLRAIDRFAAAWFALCGFLHVAFEGYYLVYRHELTGMSTLFAQLWKEYALSDSRYLTHDVFTISVETITALAWGPLCLFTVVGIIHGSRSRHVAQLIVCTAHAYGVALYYLTNFNESRMHGVAYSRPETLYFWIYYVGFNFPWAVVPLVLLRDSWRQIGSAFAALEEKRKGE; encoded by the exons ATGGCTGACATCCCCGTCTCGGCCACGGGTCCGGCCCATCCATACTTCCCCCCCGGCGCCGTGATCCCAGGCTACGTCGCCAACGACAAGGACGTGACGGAGCTGATGCTCAAGTTTGGCGCCGTGACCGGAGCCGTCGTCGGGTCCGCCCTGTGGCTGACGACGCGGAGCAGACACCCGCTGCGCGCCATTGACCGATTCGCAGCCGCCTGGTTTGCGCTGT GTGGCTTCTTGCATGTTGCGTTTGAAG GTTACTATCTCGTATACCGCCATGAGCTCACCGGCATGTCAACACTCTTCGCCCAGCTATGGAAGGAATACGCCCTCTCAGACTCGCGGTACTTGACCCACGACGTCTTTACCATCAGCGTCGAGACCATCACGGCG CTCGCCTGGGGTCCCCTCTGCCTCTTCACCGTCGTCGGTATCATCCACGGCTCCCGTAGCCGTCACGTAGCGCAGTTGATTGTGTGCACTGCGCACGCGTACGGAGTGGCACTATACTACCTGACCAACTTCAACGAGTCGCGCATGCACGGCGTGGCATACAGCCGGCCCGAGACGCTGTACTTTTGGATCTACTACGTGGGATTCAACTTTCCCTGGGCGGTCGTGCCCCTCG TGCTGCTGCGTGATAGTTGGCGACAGATCGGCAGTGCCTTTGctgccctcgaggagaagaggaagggaGAGTGA
- a CDS encoding 54S ribosomal protein L31, mitochondrial, giving the protein MFGPFRITNPLSGGLLWKIPWRLSKFQKRRHRLRLRAVDNVVATVDAALAKKGQTLEALERWKAEMPTEAEMLPKDKYTMFDRKAKRYRKGIHKLPKWTRVSQRINPPGY; this is encoded by the exons ATGTTCGGCCCCTTCCGCATTACGAATCCCCTCTCGGGAGGTCTTCTGTGGAAGATCCCCTGGCGATTGTCCAAGTTCCAGAAGCGACGACACCGCCTGCGTCTCCGAGCCGTCGACAACGTCGTTGCGACTGTCGATGCtgccctcgccaagaaggGACAGACcctcgaggctctcgagcGATGGAAGGCCGAGATGCCCACAGAGGCTGAGATGCTGCCCAAGGACAAGTACACCATGTTTGACCGAAAGGCCAAGAGATACCGCAAGGGCATTCACA AGCTCCCCAAGTGGACGAGGGTTTCCCAGAGAATTAACCCCCCTGGTTATTAG
- a CDS encoding RING-type domain-containing protein, whose product MASTITEAQAELIRSLAPDDIPIKLRCAICSKLAVNAYRLPCCEQAICETCQSNLPASCPVCEHSPLSAEDCSPNKSLRTTIRVFLRTAEKKREASRAKEGKESEPVTPVEPPKQSLPVPEAPAIEAPTEQVSGGDAPMGEAVSAPSESNVAAPAQPADEEVAHDHDSAAQHPPQDGAGDAEDAPVAGDSNNDVAPDNSNEQAIVQKDGDGEGDQGDDENGDDQENADGETMNGTTNGNFSGSGDFNQMQMMMAMQNGMAPNSFGGFPMMGMPGMGMDPMTMQNMYMNGGFQGMGMNGMGGFGGGFGQGSNNNWNGSQSWNFDQNNYNQSGPGMGTGDFGSFNSGFQTGYNQGNYGHFNDYRRNNFGRGRGRGRGYYGGYGRGGYQFGGNANNNYQDQGQFSQYGSNAQAQEQQQNGQNESADGQQPDDHQGEGGADGVEASNSGHQDASREVIGIEATDASSAPDVAQHNGPAVTRPVVPAPDVPINAPTGPKAMRQGLPNTSLHNLRARGYQVGGDAPSKPTPPVRDSPADRGRSRSSSPGPSREGARDRDKDRDSRRDHSKERSRDYDRRDNKDYDDRDQDHTGSGSRTASRSRSRSRGHRSSRRRRRHRSESVEDDGFDDDSRRKKHKSSRRHYYDDEEPSRSRDKDDRYADRARSTSPAESKRSSHRSRRDRDSDKRRDRDKDKDRDDYDRKKSSHRSSHRDRDYDRERRRDKDRERSDKDRKDRKDRHRERDRDRRDRDRDKDRDRERDRDADSRYSSRRHSTDAGDTPNERDSKAPSGPRGSRADSAAAKDPHTLEREARDRERLLKEAQRMAGMGMAGWKRNRGADDGGDDSGSRKGRRTTSSTTSAAASRRSEAVSGGDEEERMRRLEAEREGDRWG is encoded by the exons ATGGCGTCGACAATCACAGAGGCTCAGGCGGAGCTGATCCG CTCCCTCGCCCCTGACGACATTCCAATCAAGCTTCGATGCGCTATCTGTAGCAAGCTCGCCGTGAATGCCTACCGACTGCCATGCTGCGAGCAGGCCATCTGCGAAACAT GTCAATCGAATCTTCCGGCCTCATGTCCCGTCTGCGAACATTCCCCCTTGTCCGCTGAGGACTGCAGCCCCAATAAGTCGCTTCGAACCACCATCAGGGTGTTTCTGCGcaccgccgagaagaagcgcgagGCCAGCCGGGCTAAGGAAGGCAAAGAATCGGAGCCCGTGACTCCTGTTGAGCCGCCGAAACAGTCGCTCCCAGTCCCAGAAGCCCCTGCGATCGAGGCGCCGACTGAGCAGGTCTCGGGAGGCGACGCGCCGATGGGCGAAGCAGTTTCTGCGCCCAGCGAATCCAATGTTGCTGCTCCTGCTCAGCCTGCAGACGAG GAGGTTGCTCACGACCATGACTCTGCTGCtcagcatcctcctcaagacgGAGCGGGTGATGCCGAAGACGCGCCAGTTGCGGGTGACAGCAACAATGACGTAGCCCCTGATAACTCTAACGAGCAGGCCATTGTACAgaaagatggtgatggcgagggcgaccaaggcgatgatgagaatggcGACGATCAAGAAAACGCCGACGGCGAGACGATGAACGGAACGACCAACGGCAACTTTTCTGGGTCTGGCGACTTCAACcagatgcagatgatgatggccatgcAGAACGGCATGGCTCCGAACTCGTTTGGCGGGTTCCCCATGATGG GCATGCCaggcatgggcatggacCCGATGACGATGCAGAACATGTACATGAACGGTGGCTTTCAAGGCATGGGCATGAACGGCATGGGGGGCTTTGGAGGTGGATTTGGCCAAGGCTCCAATAATAACTGGAACGGTTCACAGTCGTGGAATTTCGACCAGAATAATTACAATCAAAGTGGTCCTGGCATGGGAACTGGTGATTTTGGGAGCTTTAACTCAGGATTCCAGACAGGATACAATCAAGGTAATTACGGTCACTTCAATGACTATCGCCGCAACAACTTCGGACGTGGTCGAGGCCGCGGACGAGGATACTACGGAGGTTACGGCCGTGGAGGTTACCAGTTTGGAGGcaacgccaacaacaactACCAGGACCAAGGACAGTTTTCCCAGTACGGATCCAACGCTCAAGcccaagagcagcagcagaatgGTCAGAACGAGTCGGCAGATGGACAACAACCTGATGACCAtcagggagagggaggggctGATGGGGTCGAGGCCTCCAACTCTGGACACCAGGACGCATCCCGTGAGGTCATAGGCATTGAAGCTACCGATGCCTCTTCCGCGCCCGACGTGGCCCAGCACAACGGTCCTGCTGTCACCCGGCCAGTTGTTCCCGCTCCAGATGTTCCCATTAACGCACCCACGGGCCCCAAGGCTATGAGACAAGGACTGCCCAACACGAGCCTTCACAATCTACGAGCAAGAGGATACCAGGTTGGGGGTGATGCCCCATCCAAGCCGACACCTCCTGTCCGGGACAGCCCAGCCGACCGAGGCCGGTCAAGGAGTAGTTCTCCCGGGCCAAGCCGTGAGGGTGCGCGTGACAGAGACAAGGATCGCGACTCCCGCCGTGATCACAGCAAGGAGCGATCTCGGGACTATGACAGACGCGACAACAAGGACTATGATGACCGCGACCAAGACCACACGGGATCGGGATCCCGAACCGCCAGCAGGAGCCGAAGCCGCAGCCGGGGGCATAGAAGCTCCCGCCGACGTAGACGCCACCGCTCAGAGTcggtcgaggacgacggcTTTGACGATGACTCTCGCCGTAAGAAACACAAGAGCAGCCGCCGTCACTActacgatgatgaggagccCTCACGATCCAGGGACAAGGATGACAGATATGCCGATCGAGCCCGCTCAACCTCACCAGCAGAATCCAAACGGTCGAGTCACCGAAGCCGCCGCGATAGGGATTCTGACAAGAGAAGAGATCgtgacaaggacaaggacaggGACGACTACGACCGCAAAAAGTCCAGTCATCGCTCCTCCCACCGTGATAGAGACTACGATCGCGAACGACGCCGTGACAAGGACAGAGAACGCAGCGACAAGGACCGCAAGGACCGAAAGGATCGTCACCGCGAGAGGGATAGAGACCGACGCGACCGTGACAGGGACAAGGACAGAGACCGAGAACGCGATCGAGACGCCGACTCTAGGTACAGCAGCAGACGCCACTCGACAGACGCAGGTGACACGCCCAACGAGCGAGACTCCAAAGCCCCCTCTGGCCCTCGAGGCTCCCGAGCCGACAGCGCCGCAGCCAAGGACCCTCACACCCTCGAGCGTGAGGCCCGCGACCGTGAGCGTCTGCTCAAGGAAGCCCAGCGCATGgcgggcatgggcatggccGGCTGGAAGCGCAACCGAGGGGCtgacgacggcggcgacgactCGGGCTCACGTAAGGGCCGGCGTACCACGTCGTCAACAACGTCTGCCGCAGCTTCGCGTCGCAGTGAAGCCGTCAGCggcggtgatgaagaagagaggatgCGCAGgctcgaggctgagagggAGGGTGATCGATGGGGTTAG
- a CDS encoding Nuclear cap-binding protein subunit 2: protein MRPGVRSTVERLDRPSAYYQSRNKRRRDRDDGENAENAGEPPVDPLANATTLYVGNLSFYTTEEQVYELFSKCGEIKRLVMGLDRFSKTPCGFCFVEYYTHQDALDCLKYIGGTKLDERIIRTDLDPGFEEGRQYGRGKSGGQVRDEYREDFDEGRGGVGRAIQSDRGGDYDDDSRYGR, encoded by the exons ATGCGCCCCGGCGTCAGAAGTACCGTAGAGCGCCTGGATAGGCCCAGCGCCTACTACCAGAGCCGC AACAAGCGGAGACGCGATCGCGACGATGGAGAGAACGCGGAGAACGCAGGAGAGCCCCCAGTCGACCCCTTGGCAAACGCGACCACCCTTTACGTGGGAAACTT GTCTTTCTACACAACCGAAGAGCAAGTCTATGAGCTTTTTTCCAAGTGCGGCGAGATCAAACGGCTCGTCATGGGCCTCGACCGTTTCAGCAAGACGCCCTGCGGGTTCTGTTTTGTCGAATACTACACACACCAGGACGCTCTCGACTGTCTCAAGTACATTGGTGGCACTAAGCTGGACGAGCGCATCATCCGCACCGATCTGGACCCGGGCTTTGAGGAGGGCCGTCAGTATGGTCGCGGTAAATCCGGCGGTCAGGTACGAGACGAGTATCGcgaggactttgacgaggGCAGAGGAGGTGTTGGCAGGGCGATACAAAGCGATCGGGGAGGTGACTACGATGATGATAGCCGATACGGCAGGTAG
- a CDS encoding CBFD-NFYB-HMF domain-containing protein: MSADDSSYAPKSPDLSSFYSGGPTQPAPQKLQHPQTGSHLPCPAYEYKAESPAYNRSASFSSYVPPSLPLSNNINIGVNNDQPNDVDHQRQHPSQPRFVGSEYQPYSAQPTFLQDQYVHSSSSQRTSHRGSYEGDSLSAHQHHPPQPSSYSFAFTEQAPGVAAYSQTYPPPLGAGLSGPSLSTDTPFSTTMPPRRAAPPPAPAIEPSPVKTKFPTARIKRIMQADEEVGKVAQQTPIAVGKALELFMIQLVTKSADIAKEKGGKRVTAPMLKQVVETDEQWDFLRDIVSRVENEKEGSKAKAKQESSSDEEMPEPKKRRGGRRKKT; the protein is encoded by the coding sequence atgTCGGCCGACGACAGCTCCTACGCTCCCAAGTCTCCGgacctctcttctttttaCTCAGGTGGCCCCACTCAACCCGCGCCGCAAAAGCTCCAACATCCACAAACCGGCAGCCACCTCCCGTGCCCAGCATACGAATATAAAGCAGAGTCTCCAGCCTACAACAGGTCtgcctctttttcttcctaCGTTCCCCCTTCTCTCCCCCTCAGtaacaacatcaacatcggTGTCAACAACGATCAACCCAACGACGTCGACCACCAGCGGCAGCATCCATCCCAGCCCAGATTCGTCGGGTCGGAATATCAACCCTACTCGGCGCAGCCGACCTTCCTTCAGGATCAATACGTTCACTCGTCCTCATCCCAGCGAACGTCTCACCGCGGCAGCTACGAGGGAGACTCTTTATCtgcgcatcaacatcatccgCCACAGCCCTCGTCGTACAGCTTCGCATTCACAGAGCAAGCTCCCGGTGTAGCTGCCTACAGCCAAACCTATCCACCTCCACTAGGAGCTGGTCTATCTGGTCCCTCTTTGTCCACGGACACGCCCTTTTCTACAACCATGCCTCCCCGCAGGGCCGCGCCACCTCCGGCGCCCGCTATCGAACCGTCGCCTGTTAAGACAAAGTTTCCCACTGCGAGAATCAAGCGCATCATGCAGGCGGACGAGGAAGTCGGCAAGGTTGCCCAGCAGACGCCAATCGCCGTCGGCAAAGCTCTCGAGCTCTTTATGATACAGCTGGTCACAAAGAGTGCCGATAtagccaaggagaagggcggAAAGAGGGTCACGGCGCCAATGCTCAAGCAGGTGGTTGAGACCGATGAGCAGTGGGACTTTCTACGCGACATTGTCAGTCGCGTCGAGAATGAAAAGGAGggcagcaaggccaaggccaagcaggaGAGCTCGAGCGACGAAGAGATGCCAGAACCCAAAAAGAGGCGCGGTGGCAGGAGAAAGAAGACATGA
- a CDS encoding Abhydrolase-3 domain-containing protein: protein MILGPITFVDCAVFLAFLAPQLLWHAGFFTTLITGLRALPFLLLELPFEFVHERYLTHPSRQLPFTQNATLFEDLVIRCVRYAFANIPSKVGRVFFSKYVALPFIRWRMLRHGYLRSPVYYREYTIGTVQSPLETIQKGTINSNQGSIQTRGTWIMHRPEHPPDFVLYYIHGGGFVMGSSYFYLEFLMVWHHLLVEAGFKNPAIFALEYTLVPDEVYPRQVLEALEGYRHVLQVVKDASKVCVSGDSAGGALILSLLLELGAQADNQESKGVNASVRGGLTDPQPPHLALPRMATLISPWVTLMSNLHYTSKSDFLDKRTLWRYAHEYAGESMVQQQPASPGNCVDDVLWRAASPERGYFVIFGEEEVFAPDIEDFLKRQAKIGVEVEGQKFDGGIHAWPVASIFLSSTEEKRLQGLRTAVKEIRRRMPEWGTLNGDKV from the exons ATGATCCTCGGCCCCATCACCTTCGTCGACTGTGCCGTCTTTCTCGCCTTCCTCGCACCACAGCTCTTGTGGCACGCCGGCTTTTTCACGACCCTCATTACTGGTCTTCGGGCTCTGCCCTTTCTCC TATTGGAGCTCCCTTTTGAATTTGTCCATGAGCGCTACCTTACTCACCCAAGCCGCCAACTCCCATTCACACAAAATGCTACCTTGTTTGAAGATCTTGTTATACGCTGCGTGAGATACGCCTTTGCCAATATTCCCTCCAAAGTTGGGAGAGTCTTCTTTTCCAAATATGTCGCCCTCCCCTTTATCCGGTGGCGCATGCTTCGCCATGGCTACTTGCGATCCCCAGTCTACTATCGTGAGTATACAATAGGAACGGTACAGTCCCCCCTGGAAACCATCCAGAAAGGCACCATTAACAGCAACCAGGGGAGCATCCAGACCCGGGGCACCTGGATTATGCATCGGCCCGAGCATCCGCCAGACTTTGTTCTCTATTACATTCACG GCGGCGGGTTTGTCATGGGCTCGAGTTACTTTTATCTCGAGTTCCTCATGGTTTGGCATCACCTACTTGTGGAAGCTGGGTTCAAGAACCCAGCAATATTCGCACTTGAATACACATTGGTGCCTGATGAGGTCTACCCCAGGCAAGTTTTGGAGGCGTTAGAAGGCTACAGGCACGTTCTCCAAGTTGTCAAGGATGCATCCAAGGTCTGCGTCTCGGGCGATTCAGCCGGCGGCGCATTGATCCTTAGCTTACTGCTCGAGTTGGGCGCCCAGGCGGATAATCAAGAGAGCAAGGGGGTCAATGCCAGTGTCCGTGGTGGTCTCACCGATCCCCAACCACCTCATCTTGCTCTACCACGGATGGCCACGCTCATTTCGCCGTGGGTGACTCTCATGTCGAATTTGCATTATACTTCCAAGAGTGACTTTTTGGATAAACGCACCTTGTGGAGATACGCACATGAGTATGCAGGTGAGAGCATGGTTCAACAACAGCCAGCATCTCCAGGCAACTGTGTCGACGATGTTCTGTGGAGGGCAGCCAGTCCAGAGCGAGGCTACTTTGTCATctttggagaggaggaagtgTTTGCGCCTGATATTGAAGACTTCCTCAAGCGCCAAGCCAAAATCGGCGTTGAGGTTGAAGGTCAGAAGTTTGATGGGGGAATCCACGCATGGCCCGTGGCGTCAATCTTTTTATCGAGCacagaagagaagaggttaCAAGGGCTGAGAACTGCTGTCAAGGAAATTAGAAGACGAATGCCTGAATGGGGCACGTTGAACGGAGACAAGGTGTAG